A genome region from Bacillaceae bacterium IKA-2 includes the following:
- a CDS encoding DsbA family oxidoreductase, producing MGKKRLEDALEKIEHPVEVVYRCFELDPEAKRDVDYNIYQKLATKYGMSLEQAKASCVNMEQMAQTLGLDYHFDTMVLTNTFDAHRLAMFAKNEGLMPEITERILHAFYTESKHIGDHTTLTELAVEVGLSRESVAEMLASNEMSDSVRADEQEANQYGIRSIPFFLINKKHSLVGAQSSEAIVAALQKIIAEDGPFTNVNEAGTACDEDGCDIPKK from the coding sequence ATTGGCAAAAAGCGTCTGGAAGACGCACTTGAGAAAATTGAACATCCTGTCGAGGTAGTTTATCGATGTTTCGAGTTAGATCCTGAGGCAAAACGAGATGTAGACTATAATATCTATCAAAAACTAGCTACCAAATATGGAATGAGCTTAGAACAAGCGAAAGCTTCTTGCGTTAATATGGAACAAATGGCGCAAACACTTGGTTTAGATTATCATTTTGATACGATGGTATTAACCAATACCTTTGACGCACACCGCCTGGCGATGTTCGCAAAAAACGAGGGCTTAATGCCTGAAATCACTGAACGAATTTTACATGCGTTTTACACCGAGTCAAAACATATCGGCGATCACACAACGTTGACCGAGTTAGCGGTAGAAGTCGGCTTAAGTCGTGAATCGGTAGCAGAAATGCTAGCAAGCAACGAGATGAGTGATTCGGTTCGTGCTGACGAACAAGAAGCTAATCAATATGGCATCCGCAGCATCCCATTTTTCCTGATTAACAAAAAGCACTCACTTGTTGGTGCACAATCGTCTGAAGCAATTGTCGCAGCTTTGCAAAAGATAATCGCTGAAGATGGTCCTTTCACTAATGTGAACGAAGCTGGCACCGCATGTGATGAAGATGGTTGCGATATTCCGAAAAAATAA
- a CDS encoding PTS glucose transporter subunit IIA, whose translation MLNKLFGKKSKETKETIIAPLTGAVLSLEEVPDPVFSQKMMGDGIAIDPSEGIVVSPVDGEIIQLFHTKHAIGIQSKTGLEILIHIGLETVSMNGECFVAHVKEGDKVRIGDKLITFDLELVKEKAASAITPIVITNGDVVKTLEKLNEVEAKKGETALLKTELKS comes from the coding sequence ATGTTAAACAAGTTATTTGGTAAAAAATCCAAGGAAACAAAAGAAACAATAATCGCACCGCTAACAGGAGCAGTATTAAGCCTTGAGGAAGTACCAGATCCAGTATTTTCTCAAAAAATGATGGGTGACGGTATTGCAATTGATCCTTCAGAGGGTATTGTCGTCTCGCCCGTAGACGGTGAGATTATTCAACTTTTCCATACAAAGCATGCAATTGGAATTCAATCAAAAACAGGCCTAGAAATCTTAATTCATATTGGCTTAGAAACAGTTTCAATGAATGGTGAATGCTTTGTAGCTCATGTAAAAGAAGGAGATAAGGTACGTATTGGCGACAAGCTTATTACCTTTGATTTAGAGCTTGTAAAAGAAAAAGCTGCAAGTGCAATAACACCGATTGTGATCACAAACGGCGATGTAGTAAAAACGTTAGAAAAACTTAATGAAGTGGAAGCGAAAAAAGGAGAAACTGCTCTTCTTAAAACGGAATTAAAATCGTAG
- the treR gene encoding trehalose operon repressor — protein sequence MNNKYIKIYDELVSQIQSEKFKAHTKLPSENELAERYATTRETIRKALNLLSEHGYIQKMQGKGSIVLDVKKFDFPISGLVSFKELASKFGQRAKTILQKLEMIVPNDYLREQLKLKSSEKIWEVIRIRELDDEKVILDKDYLNKKLIPNLTKEECENSLYEFIETKLGLVISFAKKEITVEEPSKEDREFLDLEGYANVVVVKNYVYLDDASLFQYTESRHRPDKFRFVDFARRS from the coding sequence ATGAATAATAAATATATAAAAATTTATGATGAATTAGTAAGTCAGATTCAATCTGAAAAGTTCAAGGCTCATACGAAACTTCCTTCAGAAAATGAGCTTGCAGAGCGTTATGCAACAACAAGAGAAACAATCCGAAAAGCATTAAACTTATTATCGGAACACGGCTATATCCAAAAAATGCAAGGAAAAGGTTCGATCGTCCTTGACGTCAAGAAATTTGATTTCCCGATTTCAGGATTGGTTAGTTTTAAAGAATTAGCAAGTAAATTTGGTCAACGGGCAAAAACAATCCTTCAAAAATTAGAAATGATTGTTCCTAATGACTATTTAAGAGAACAATTAAAACTTAAAAGTTCAGAAAAAATCTGGGAAGTCATCCGTATTCGTGAATTAGATGATGAGAAAGTTATCTTAGATAAGGATTATTTAAACAAAAAATTGATCCCAAACTTAACAAAAGAAGAATGTGAAAATTCCCTGTACGAATTTATTGAGACAAAACTTGGTCTTGTTATTAGCTTTGCTAAAAAAGAAATTACTGTAGAGGAACCTAGTAAAGAAGACCGGGAATTTCTGGATTTAGAAGGTTATGCAAACGTCGTTGTAGTCAAAAATTACGTTTATCTAGACGACGCAAGCTTGTTTCAATACACAGAATCACGTCACAGGCCGGACAAATTTCGTTTCGTTGACTTTGCGCGAAGAAGTTAA
- the treC gene encoding alpha,alpha-phosphotrehalase, giving the protein MERNEWWRKAVVYQIYPKSFLDTTGNGVGDIQGIIEKLGYLKELGVDVIWLTPIYSSPQKDNGYDISDYFSIHDEYGTMEDFDRLLQEAHLRDIKVIMDIVVNHTSTEHEWFKKSQESTESPYRDFYIWKDSVEGKKPNNWVSKFGGSAWKLDETTGQYYLHLFDVTQADLNWENELVRQKVYEMMHFWFNKGVDGFRLDVINLISKDQRFLDDDHTVAPGDGRKYYTDGPRVHEFIKEMNQNVFSKYDALTVGEMSSTTINECINYTNPDRNELSMTFNFHHLKVDYPNGEKWALGDVDFQALKQILSKWQVEMHKGGGWNALFWCNHDQPRIVTRYGHDGKYHSESAKMLATTIHMMQGTPYIYQGEEFGMTDPKFDHISQYRDVETLNYYEIMKKQAVPESKIIEIIKRKSRDNSRTPVQWNNSVNAGFTKGIPWIGVADNYRQINAEKALKDPNSIFNHYKELTKLRKEFEIITFGEYQLISEDHEQIFAYTRTYQDEILLVVNNFYEKETTFDFPKELKFRKRTILLSNYLNSSNDLDHLTLNPYESIVYHFQK; this is encoded by the coding sequence ATGGAGCGAAATGAATGGTGGAGAAAAGCGGTTGTTTATCAAATTTATCCGAAGAGTTTTCTTGACACAACTGGGAACGGCGTTGGTGATATTCAAGGGATTATCGAGAAACTTGGGTACTTAAAGGAACTTGGCGTTGATGTTATTTGGCTAACCCCTATCTATTCATCACCGCAAAAAGATAATGGGTACGATATTAGCGATTATTTCTCGATTCACGACGAATACGGAACAATGGAGGATTTTGACCGCTTATTACAAGAGGCCCATCTTCGTGACATAAAAGTAATTATGGATATTGTTGTCAACCATACTTCGACAGAGCATGAATGGTTTAAAAAATCACAAGAATCAACTGAAAGTCCATATCGTGATTTTTATATTTGGAAAGACTCTGTTGAAGGAAAAAAGCCAAATAATTGGGTTTCTAAATTTGGTGGTTCAGCATGGAAACTAGATGAAACGACAGGACAATACTATCTTCACTTGTTTGATGTCACACAAGCTGATTTAAACTGGGAAAATGAATTAGTAAGACAAAAAGTTTATGAGATGATGCACTTCTGGTTTAACAAAGGTGTCGACGGATTCCGATTAGACGTTATTAACTTAATTTCAAAAGATCAACGTTTTTTAGATGATGATCATACAGTCGCGCCAGGAGATGGCCGTAAATATTATACAGATGGACCAAGAGTACATGAATTTATAAAAGAAATGAACCAAAATGTTTTCTCGAAATATGATGCGTTGACTGTAGGCGAAATGTCATCTACGACGATTAATGAGTGTATTAATTACACAAATCCAGATCGTAACGAATTAAGTATGACTTTTAACTTTCATCATTTAAAAGTTGATTATCCAAATGGGGAAAAGTGGGCGTTAGGTGATGTTGATTTTCAAGCATTGAAACAAATCCTCTCAAAATGGCAAGTAGAAATGCACAAAGGTGGCGGTTGGAATGCCTTATTCTGGTGTAACCATGACCAACCGAGGATTGTGACTCGCTATGGTCATGATGGGAAATACCATTCTGAATCGGCGAAAATGCTTGCGACAACAATCCATATGATGCAAGGGACTCCTTACATTTACCAAGGGGAAGAGTTCGGGATGACCGATCCAAAATTCGATCATATTTCTCAATATCGCGATGTCGAAACTTTAAATTATTACGAAATTATGAAAAAACAAGCTGTCCCAGAATCAAAGATTATTGAGATTATAAAACGAAAATCTCGTGATAATTCTCGCACACCTGTCCAATGGAATAATTCGGTTAACGCCGGCTTTACGAAAGGGATTCCTTGGATTGGAGTTGCCGATAATTATCGTCAAATTAACGCTGAGAAAGCTTTGAAAGACCCTAATTCAATTTTTAATCACTACAAGGAGCTGACCAAGCTTCGTAAAGAATTTGAAATCATCACATTTGGAGAGTACCAATTAATTTCAGAAGATCACGAACAAATTTTTGCTTATACAAGAACCTATCAAGATGAGATTTTACTTGTTGTCAATAATTTCTATGAAAAGGAAACGACTTTTGATTTTCCAAAAGAACTAAAATTTAGAAAACGTACTATTTTGTTATCTAACTATCTAAATTCCAGTAATGATTTAGATCATTTAACATTAAACCCATACGAATCTATTGTTTATCATTTTCAAAAATAA
- the treP gene encoding PTS system trehalose-specific EIIBC component has translation MAKVERKTVEEIIAGIGGKENIQSATHCVTRLRFVLKNEEKVNQELLDSLDIVKGTFSTSGQFQVVIGPGLVDRVYAELVAITGISESSKEEAKAEAGKKMNPLQRGIKTLADIFIPILPAIVTAGLLMGINNILTGSGIFYDEQSIVDVHQQWTDFASIINLIANTAFVFLPGLIGWSAVKKFGGNPLLGIVLGLMLVHPDLLNAWAYGAAKEAGEIPYWNLFGLDIAKVGYQGQVLPILFASYLLAKIEIFLRKRIPDAFQLLFVAPIALLVTGFLAFIIIGPVTFAIGNGITDLFVGIFNNYAALGGLLYGLIYAPLVITGMHHTFLAVDIQLIGTTGVTFLWPILALSNIAQGSAALAIMFVTKDEKLKGLSLTSSISAYLGITEPAMFGVNLRFKYPFVCAVIGSAIAAVVITINKVVAVSIGVGGLPGIFSIIPEKWLPFFIGMLIALIVPFVLTFAVAKYKKQA, from the coding sequence ATGGCAAAGGTAGAAAGAAAAACGGTTGAAGAGATTATTGCAGGCATTGGTGGAAAAGAAAATATCCAATCAGCTACACATTGTGTGACCAGATTACGATTTGTTTTAAAAAACGAAGAAAAAGTAAATCAGGAACTATTGGATAGCCTAGATATTGTAAAGGGAACTTTTAGCACAAGTGGACAATTCCAAGTGGTTATTGGACCGGGTCTTGTTGATCGAGTGTATGCAGAATTAGTTGCGATTACAGGCATTAGCGAATCGTCGAAAGAAGAAGCAAAAGCTGAGGCTGGAAAGAAAATGAATCCACTACAACGTGGAATTAAAACATTAGCGGATATTTTTATTCCAATTTTACCAGCGATTGTTACAGCAGGTCTGCTAATGGGTATTAATAATATTCTAACAGGATCTGGAATTTTTTATGATGAACAGTCGATTGTCGACGTACATCAACAATGGACTGATTTTGCAAGCATTATTAACTTAATTGCTAATACAGCATTTGTGTTTTTACCTGGACTTATTGGTTGGTCTGCAGTGAAAAAATTTGGCGGAAATCCATTGCTTGGGATTGTCCTAGGATTAATGCTTGTTCATCCAGATTTATTAAATGCATGGGCTTATGGCGCCGCAAAAGAAGCTGGGGAAATACCGTATTGGAATTTATTCGGATTAGATATTGCCAAAGTAGGGTACCAAGGTCAAGTTTTACCGATTTTATTTGCATCATATCTACTAGCAAAAATAGAAATCTTCTTACGTAAGCGGATTCCAGATGCTTTCCAATTGTTATTTGTCGCTCCAATCGCTTTACTTGTAACAGGTTTCTTAGCATTCATAATCATTGGACCTGTTACATTTGCAATTGGTAACGGTATTACTGATCTATTTGTTGGAATTTTTAATAATTATGCGGCTCTCGGTGGTTTGTTATATGGACTTATTTATGCGCCACTTGTAATTACAGGAATGCATCATACGTTCTTAGCTGTTGATATTCAATTAATAGGTACAACTGGTGTGACGTTCTTATGGCCGATTTTGGCTTTATCAAATATTGCTCAAGGATCGGCTGCATTAGCGATCATGTTTGTAACAAAAGATGAAAAGCTCAAAGGTTTATCATTAACATCATCGATATCAGCTTACCTCGGTATTACTGAACCGGCGATGTTTGGAGTAAATTTACGTTTTAAATATCCATTTGTTTGTGCGGTCATTGGCTCTGCCATTGCAGCAGTTGTCATTACGATAAACAAAGTAGTGGCAGTATCGATTGGTGTCGGTGGACTACCGGGTATTTTCTCAATTATTCCTGAGAAATGGTTACCATTCTTTATAGGGATGCTAATCGCACTGATCGTCCCATTTGTATTAACATTCGCGGTTGCAAAATATAAAAAACAAGCTTAA
- a CDS encoding TIGR01777 family oxidoreductase: MRKKIVLAGGSGFLGKSLANFLVNKDYQVVILSRKKPASSNPGIKYVQWDGINIGSWVDEIEDSYAVVNFTGKSVNCIYTIKNKEEIISSRINSVKVLDEAIKTSKNPPPALIQAGSLAIFGDTTELKDETSAHGEGFSVDVCKQWEKEFFKESLANTRQVLVRIGFALGKGGGALEPLKKLTRLNLGGTVGSGKQYISWLHVDDLNEIFLEAIENKAFTGIYNATGPTPVKNKEFMSTLRKVMGKGWTPPAPSPFVWLGAYLFMGTEPSLALTGRNCIPKRLQETGFQFRHTDLEKALKDLI; this comes from the coding sequence ATGAGAAAAAAAATTGTACTTGCAGGTGGATCAGGGTTTTTAGGGAAGTCATTAGCGAATTTTCTAGTAAATAAAGATTATCAAGTAGTGATTTTATCGAGAAAGAAGCCAGCATCATCTAATCCAGGCATAAAATATGTGCAATGGGATGGTATTAATATAGGTAGTTGGGTTGATGAAATTGAAGATAGCTATGCCGTAGTTAATTTTACAGGGAAAAGTGTCAATTGTATTTATACGATCAAAAATAAAGAAGAAATTATCTCCTCGAGAATAAATTCTGTAAAAGTTTTAGATGAGGCAATAAAAACTTCTAAAAATCCGCCTCCAGCCCTGATCCAAGCTGGTTCTTTAGCTATTTTTGGGGACACAACAGAACTAAAGGATGAAACATCAGCTCATGGAGAAGGTTTCTCTGTCGATGTATGTAAACAGTGGGAAAAGGAATTTTTTAAGGAATCATTAGCGAATACTCGTCAAGTGTTAGTAAGAATTGGTTTTGCCTTGGGTAAAGGGGGAGGGGCCTTAGAGCCTTTGAAGAAATTAACCCGACTTAATCTTGGCGGAACTGTCGGATCAGGAAAACAATATATTAGTTGGTTGCATGTAGATGATCTTAATGAAATATTTCTTGAAGCAATTGAAAACAAAGCTTTCACTGGTATTTATAACGCAACAGGTCCAACTCCTGTAAAAAATAAGGAATTCATGAGTACGTTACGAAAAGTAATGGGGAAAGGTTGGACTCCACCGGCTCCTTCGCCATTTGTTTGGCTGGGGGCCTATCTATTCATGGGAACGGAGCCGAGCTTGGCTTTGACAGGGAGAAATTGTATTCCGAAAAGATTACAAGAAACCGGATTCCAGTTTCGACACACTGATTTAGAAAAAGCTTTAAAAGATTTGATATAA
- a CDS encoding SDR family oxidoreductase: protein MKVFVVGANGQIGQHLIRFLKESNEHTVRAMVRKQEQMEAFEALGVETAVADLEGSVKEIAEAAKGCDAIVFTAGSGGKTGLDKTLLIDLDGAAKTIEAASEIGIDRFIIVSAIQAHRRENWSEQIKPYFVAKHHADKILEHSSLNYTVIRPGGLINEPGTGKISAAENLERGSIPREDVAKTIIASLNEERTFRRSFDLVSGENSISDALKKL from the coding sequence ATGAAAGTATTCGTTGTAGGCGCAAATGGACAAATTGGACAACATCTAATCCGTTTTTTAAAAGAAAGTAATGAACATACAGTCAGGGCTATGGTAAGAAAGCAGGAGCAAATGGAGGCATTTGAAGCGTTAGGAGTAGAAACTGCTGTTGCAGATTTAGAAGGTAGCGTCAAAGAGATAGCAGAAGCGGCCAAAGGTTGTGATGCGATTGTTTTTACAGCCGGATCAGGTGGCAAAACTGGCTTGGATAAAACACTCTTAATTGATCTAGACGGAGCTGCTAAAACGATAGAAGCAGCTAGTGAAATTGGGATAGATAGGTTTATTATCGTTAGCGCTATCCAGGCTCACAGAAGAGAGAACTGGAGCGAACAAATTAAGCCATACTTTGTGGCTAAGCATCATGCAGACAAAATTCTTGAACATAGTTCTTTAAACTACACGGTGATTCGTCCAGGAGGACTCATAAACGAACCAGGTACAGGGAAAATATCAGCTGCTGAGAATTTAGAGCGAGGATCGATACCGCGTGAGGATGTAGCGAAAACTATTATAGCGTCTTTAAATGAAGAACGGACTTTTAGGCGTTCATTTGACCTTGTCTCTGGTGAAAATTCAATTTCGGACGCATTAAAAAAGCTCTAA
- a CDS encoding site-specific integrase, translating into MKQEKKTKKWTYIVENGLDSDGKRKRKIKKGFKTKTEAKKAMAMAIANQQKDDVDDVNEIEPLTLGEYLDYWLESYAHSNTSPNTYKGYERIIRVHLKPGLGNIKLSDLHVRDIQKYYGGKLRGKNGSERKSKVDGALSAQTVKHHHRLLSKALSDAVDWEYIEKNPAKKAKPPRSEKTKITTYTIEGLHLLFESAKTSEIYFPIIFTAAYTGGRLGELRALCWSDVDFSNKKIYIRKTACDVKGEGVVIKHSTKSGKERAVMIGKRLLEFLENHKRKSDDRKTILGSSFNPHDLVFHNTKGNYLDVRDLTRAYKKAIKTADLPDCRFHDLRHTHATILLQANVHPKIVSERLGHSKISITLDTYSHVLPSLQDGAAAVFDDAFQ; encoded by the coding sequence GTGAAACAAGAGAAAAAGACAAAGAAGTGGACATATATTGTAGAAAATGGTCTTGACAGTGATGGAAAAAGGAAGCGAAAAATAAAAAAGGGTTTTAAAACTAAGACTGAAGCCAAAAAAGCTATGGCCATGGCTATAGCTAATCAGCAAAAAGATGATGTAGATGATGTGAACGAAATCGAACCACTTACGTTGGGCGAGTATCTAGATTATTGGCTGGAATCTTACGCTCATTCCAACACTTCTCCAAATACCTATAAAGGGTATGAGAGAATTATTCGGGTTCATTTAAAACCAGGATTAGGAAACATAAAGTTGTCTGACCTACATGTTAGGGACATCCAAAAATATTACGGAGGAAAATTAAGGGGAAAAAATGGTAGCGAGAGGAAAAGTAAAGTGGATGGAGCCTTATCTGCTCAAACAGTTAAGCATCACCATCGGTTATTAAGTAAAGCGTTAAGTGATGCGGTCGATTGGGAGTATATAGAGAAAAATCCGGCAAAAAAAGCCAAACCCCCAAGATCTGAAAAAACCAAAATAACGACCTATACGATTGAAGGGTTGCATCTGCTATTTGAAAGCGCCAAAACGAGCGAAATCTATTTCCCCATCATTTTCACTGCCGCCTATACAGGAGGAAGATTAGGGGAACTTAGGGCGTTATGTTGGAGTGACGTAGATTTCTCTAATAAAAAAATCTATATTAGAAAGACTGCTTGTGACGTCAAAGGGGAAGGGGTTGTCATTAAACATAGTACAAAAAGCGGGAAAGAAAGAGCGGTTATGATAGGGAAACGCTTACTAGAATTTCTAGAAAATCATAAACGAAAGAGTGATGATAGGAAAACCATTTTGGGTAGTTCGTTTAATCCTCACGATCTCGTTTTTCACAACACCAAGGGAAATTATTTGGATGTTCGAGATTTAACACGAGCTTATAAAAAAGCAATCAAAACAGCTGATTTACCCGATTGTCGATTTCATGATTTAAGGCATACCCATGCGACGATTCTTCTTCAAGCTAACGTACATCCTAAAATTGTCAGTGAGAGGCTCGGACATAGCAAAATAAGTATTACCCTTGATACGTATAGCCATGTTTTACCTTCGCTTCAAGATGGTGCGGCAGCGGTTTTCGATGATGCGTTTCAGTAA
- a CDS encoding helix-turn-helix domain-containing protein, translating to MQRLSDYPDVLTVKDVANFLKIGRGQAYELVHSKKFHVAFVGSRILIPKKSFQNWFEGNDE from the coding sequence TTGCAAAGATTATCTGATTATCCTGATGTTTTAACTGTAAAAGATGTCGCAAACTTTTTAAAAATTGGAAGAGGGCAAGCGTATGAATTAGTTCATTCTAAAAAATTCCACGTAGCATTTGTTGGAAGCAGAATTTTAATTCCCAAAAAATCATTTCAAAATTGGTTTGAAGGCAACGATGAATAG
- a CDS encoding site-specific integrase, giving the protein MTINSAAMNLPSHTDKGKLTNESLFQNRKEKVKIFSPIVEEFANYLTKIGYSEGQSLKVKKYSVTRFIKHIFENEFSCFSKTPLEKFHITEYEEMLTVKVNKNLIRKHHQYKELHNVSLLSKFLYQSNLLNFTYKVPKKLKSPSGRSNKYNQKELITKLCKSILSRNTEIKFRNVAILLILVDIGCRPIELSNVKLSDINLPERQIILYCKKSGQRTLKLQPLVVTAIKKYLETRGRYKPNNDYLFLKTNGNALPSLTISSLIYAENMRAFSQSLISPNSLRHTYATNALENKIDLIDVAKAMGHEHWASTMIYLERSKKRLKDNTLKHNPFQDKWGEIIGH; this is encoded by the coding sequence ATGACAATCAATAGTGCTGCAATGAACTTACCTTCCCATACCGATAAAGGGAAATTAACAAATGAAAGTCTGTTTCAAAATAGAAAAGAGAAAGTAAAAATCTTCTCACCAATTGTCGAAGAATTTGCTAATTATTTGACAAAAATAGGTTACTCTGAGGGGCAAAGTCTAAAAGTGAAAAAATACAGTGTCACACGATTCATAAAGCATATTTTTGAAAATGAGTTTAGTTGCTTTTCTAAAACACCACTAGAAAAATTTCACATTACTGAGTATGAAGAAATGCTAACTGTCAAAGTAAATAAAAATTTAATACGAAAGCATCATCAATATAAAGAGCTACATAATGTCTCTCTTTTAAGTAAGTTCCTATATCAATCAAATTTATTAAATTTCACCTATAAGGTACCGAAAAAATTAAAATCACCATCTGGGCGGTCAAATAAATATAATCAAAAAGAATTAATTACTAAACTTTGTAAATCTATATTATCAAGAAATACAGAAATAAAATTTCGTAATGTAGCGATACTTTTAATATTGGTCGATATTGGGTGTCGACCGATAGAGTTAAGCAATGTAAAGTTGTCAGATATAAATCTTCCAGAAAGACAGATCATCTTATATTGTAAAAAATCTGGACAAAGAACTCTTAAGCTCCAGCCGTTGGTAGTTACAGCGATTAAAAAATATTTAGAAACAAGGGGGCGGTATAAGCCAAACAATGATTATCTCTTTCTGAAAACAAATGGAAATGCTTTGCCAAGTTTAACTATATCTTCATTGATCTATGCTGAAAATATGAGGGCGTTTAGTCAATCTTTAATTTCGCCAAATTCACTTCGTCATACGTATGCCACCAATGCACTTGAAAATAAAATCGATTTAATTGATGTAGCAAAAGCTATGGGTCATGAGCACTGGGCATCTACTATGATTTATCTTGAGCGGTCAAAAAAACGATTAAAAGACAACACACTCAAGCATAATCCTTTTCAGGATAAATGGGGTGAAATAATTGGCCATTAA
- a CDS encoding tyrosine-type recombinase/integrase: protein MAINRQSSLDIDEVCLEFGINKSDLLALVENGGLAGIEKKDKKTSSTFVFQSFLTALEASQISNIRSDRTTQNYTSLIKRFLSYLEDKSIFFEELNEKIILEFLLKKGEELNTLSIGTINTYFAIVRKVASYAYENDIVSKNINYRFKKCSYYTLPKYFSHQQLGNIFLLVFQRNYCYLWKAIFTTLLYTGLRVSEVANLTVKDFDMEDGFIKTIGKGQKPRQIPIYPEVKEAVQEYFNIYNVTWSKNNEEFLFCKDFGSNRKRNVKSYSIQYTLKEITKKLKFPSNLTVHSFRHTFAVNCLKQGMKIEYLGQLLGHSDPTTTAIYTKLLPHDLQLEVQDKFPIPLEKIIQEVLGS, encoded by the coding sequence TTGGCCATTAATCGTCAGAGCAGCCTAGATATAGATGAAGTTTGTTTAGAATTTGGAATTAACAAAAGTGATTTACTAGCGCTAGTTGAGAATGGTGGCTTGGCGGGGATTGAAAAAAAAGACAAAAAGACTTCTTCCACGTTTGTTTTTCAAAGTTTCTTAACTGCACTAGAAGCTAGCCAGATATCAAATATTCGGTCAGATAGAACTACTCAAAATTATACGAGCTTAATAAAGCGCTTTCTGAGCTATTTAGAAGATAAATCTATATTTTTTGAAGAATTAAATGAGAAAATAATTTTGGAATTCCTTTTAAAAAAAGGTGAAGAACTAAATACTCTTTCAATAGGGACAATAAATACGTATTTTGCGATCGTTAGAAAAGTGGCCTCTTATGCTTACGAAAACGATATAGTTAGCAAAAATATAAATTATCGATTTAAAAAATGTTCCTATTACACTTTGCCAAAGTACTTTAGTCATCAACAGCTAGGAAATATATTCCTTTTAGTTTTCCAGAGGAATTACTGCTACCTATGGAAAGCCATTTTTACTACTTTACTATATACTGGTCTACGTGTCAGTGAAGTAGCAAATTTAACAGTTAAAGATTTTGATATGGAAGATGGTTTTATTAAAACAATAGGTAAGGGGCAAAAGCCGCGACAAATACCTATCTATCCTGAGGTAAAAGAGGCAGTCCAAGAATATTTCAATATCTACAATGTAACATGGAGCAAAAATAATGAAGAATTCCTATTTTGTAAAGACTTTGGTTCAAATAGAAAAAGAAATGTTAAATCTTACAGCATTCAGTATACATTAAAAGAAATCACTAAAAAATTGAAATTCCCATCCAATTTAACAGTTCATTCTTTTCGCCATACTTTTGCTGTAAATTGTTTGAAACAAGGAATGAAAATTGAATATCTTGGCCAACTCTTAGGCCATAGCGATCCAACTACAACAGCAATTTACACAAAATTGTTGCCTCATGATTTACAATTAGAAGTACAGGATAAGTTTCCTATTCCACTTGAAAAGATTATTCAGGAAGTATTAGGGAGTTAG